Proteins from a single region of Antechinus flavipes isolate AdamAnt ecotype Samford, QLD, Australia chromosome 2, AdamAnt_v2, whole genome shotgun sequence:
- the NKX6-3 gene encoding homeobox protein Nkx-6.3 translates to MESNLQGTFLLNNTPLAQFSEMKAPMCQYSVQNSFYKLSPPGLGTQLAAGTPHGITDILSRPVATPNSSLLSGYPHVAGFGGLGSQGVYYGPQVGNFSKSGNEYPSRSRNCWADPGQDWRGRQCNNTPDPLSDSIHKKKHTRPTFTGHQIFALEKTFEQTKYLAGPERARLAYSLGMTESQVKVWFQNRRTKWRKKSALEPTSSTTRSTGGGGGGGDRTASENEDDEYNKPLDPDSDDEKIRLLLRKHRAAFSVLSLGAHNV, encoded by the exons ATGGAATCCAACCTACAAGGGACCTTCTTGCTGAACAACACGCCGCTAGCCCAGTTCTCTGAGATGAAGGCACCTATGTGCCAGTATTCAGTGCAGAATTCTTTCTACAAGCTCAGCCCCCCAGGGCTGGGTACCCAGCTGGCTGCCGGGACCCCCCATGGGATTACAGATATCCTCAGCAGGCCAGTGGCAACTCCAAACAGCAGCCTTCTCTCAGGCTATCCCCATGTGGCTGGTTTTGGTGGACTCGGTTCCCAGGGTGTCTACTACGGTCCCCAGGTGGGGAATTTTTCCAAGTCCGGGAATGAGTATCCATCTAGAAGCAGAAATTGCTGGGCAGACCCTGGGCAGGATTGGAGAGGACGACAGTGCAATAATA CCCCAGACCCCTTGAGTGACAGCATCCACAAAAAAAAGCATACCAGGCCTACTTTCACAGGACATCAGATCTTTGCCCTGGAGAAAACCTTTGAGCAGACCAAGTACTTGGCAGGGCCAGAAAGAGCACGCCTGGCTTACTCCCTGGGGATGACAGAGTCCCAAGTGAAG GTGTGGTTCCAGAACCGAAGGACCAAATGGCGGAAGAAAAGTGCCCTGGAGCCGACATCTTCCACCACAAGGTCCACGGGAGGTGGAGGCGGAGGCGGTGACCGAACAGCTtcagaaaatgaagatgatgaatACAACAAGCCCTTAGATCCTGACTCAGACGACGAGAAGATCCGCCTGCTGCTGCGCAAGCACAGGGCCGCCTTCTCTGTGCTCAGCCTGGGCGCTCATAATGTCTGA